Part of the Chitinophaga parva genome is shown below.
TCCATTGTCCTGGGAGAATGCCTGTGTGCTACAGAGGAACAGGGCAAACAATGCTGCAATAATACGCTTGTACATAGGTTTAGAGGTTTGGGTTTTGCCCGCCAAGATAGGCGCAATTTTCCACAAATCATACCCGGTATTGTGCCAACAATTGTTTCAGATCTTCCAACGTGTTGATTTCCGCTACCGGCTTATCGCGCCGCCAGCGGTTAATGCGCGGGAAACGCAGCGCTATGCCGGATTTGTGCCGGTTAGAAGCTGCAATACCTTCAAACGCAATTTCAAAAACAAGTTCGGGCTTCACGGTGCGCACCGGGCCAAATTTTTCAATGGAGTTGGCCTTCACCCAGCGGTCCACCTCATTGATCTCTTTATCCGTAAGGCCGGAATATGCTTTGGCAAAAGGCACCAGCGCGTCCCCGTCCTTTACGGCAAAGGTGTAATCAGTGTACAGGTTAGACCTGCGCCCATGGCCTTTCTGCGCGTAGATCATCACAGCGTCCACGTGGAAGGGCTCTATCTTCCACTTCCACCAGTCGCCCCGCTTGCGGCCCACTTGATAAATTGAGTCAGCGCGTTTCAACATCAGCCCTTCGCTGCCATTTTCACGGGAAGCTTCGCGCAGCCGGGCCAGCGCATCCCAGTTGGGGAACGCTATCAGCGGGGATATTTTCAATACAGGATTATCGGCATCCGCCACTAACTTTTCCAGCAATGCCCTGCGGGCGGAAAGTGGCTGCTGGCGCAGGTCCTGGCCATTCCATTCCAGCAGGTCATAACTAAGTAAGACCACCGGCGCTTCCTGCAATTGTTTCTTTGTTACGTTCTTGCGGCCTATGCGGGTTTGCAATGCGGCAAAGGGCAAAGGGGCTTCCTGCTGCCAGGTGAGGATCTCACCGTCTATCACCGTGCCATCCGGCAGGGATGGCAGCAGGGACGTAAACTCGGGAAACTTTTCCGTGAGCAATTCCTCACCCCGGCTCCAGACAAACAGGGTGCCTGCCCGTTTGATCACCTGCCCGCGTATGCCATCCCACTTCCACTCCGCCTGCCAGTGTGCAGGGGCGCCCAGTGCATCTGGTGTCGTTTCCAGCGGGTAAGCCAGGTAAAAAGGGTAGGGGCGGGAGATAGGCGTACTATCGCCATCATCCCGGAGCAGTTCTTCCAATGTAATGCTCCGCGGGTTCCACTCCCCGCTGATGCGGTGGGAAAGCGTGGCGGCGGGAATGGTGTAGGTTTTGGCCAGTGCATTCACCATGGTTTGTTGTGACACCCCGATGCGGAAACCGCCGGTGATCAGTTTATTGAACACA
Proteins encoded:
- a CDS encoding ATP-dependent DNA ligase, with protein sequence MTDFVNLVKVVSNSTKTNEKLEALSQYFAQADVKDKPWVLALFSGRRPRRTVNAAQLKAWCMQVTGLEEWLFEECYHTVGDLAETISLLLPEPAVVAASRPLHYWLEQLSGLEKAEEPVKREFVLQAWAQLPNAEKFVFNKLITGGFRIGVSQQTMVNALAKTYTIPAATLSHRISGEWNPRSITLEELLRDDGDSTPISRPYPFYLAYPLETTPDALGAPAHWQAEWKWDGIRGQVIKRAGTLFVWSRGEELLTEKFPEFTSLLPSLPDGTVIDGEILTWQQEAPLPFAALQTRIGRKNVTKKQLQEAPVVLLSYDLLEWNGQDLRQQPLSARRALLEKLVADADNPVLKISPLIAFPNWDALARLREASRENGSEGLMLKRADSIYQVGRKRGDWWKWKIEPFHVDAVMIYAQKGHGRRSNLYTDYTFAVKDGDALVPFAKAYSGLTDKEINEVDRWVKANSIEKFGPVRTVKPELVFEIAFEGIAASNRHKSGIALRFPRINRWRRDKPVAEINTLEDLKQLLAQYRV